From Halichoerus grypus chromosome 6, mHalGry1.hap1.1, whole genome shotgun sequence, one genomic window encodes:
- the HBZ gene encoding hemoglobin subunit zeta isoform X2 yields MSLTKAERTIILSMWDKISTQEDAIGTEALERLFASYPQTKTYFPHFDLRPGSVHLRVHGAKVVAALGDAVKSIDNVAGALAKLSELHAYVLRVDPVNFKLLSHCLLVTVASHFPADFTADAHTAWDKFLSIVSCVLTEKYR; encoded by the exons ATGTCTCTGACCAAGGCAGAGAGGACCATCATCCTGTCCATGTGGGACAAGATCTCCACTCAGGAGGATGCCATTGGCACTGAGGCCCTGGAGAG GCTCTTCGCCAGCTACCCGCAGACCAAGACCTACTTTCCGCACTTCGACCTGCGCCCCGGCTCCGTGCACCTGCGCGTGCACGGTGCCAAGGTGGTGGCCGCCCTGGGCGATGCGGTCAAGAGCATCGACAACGTCGCGGGCGCCCTGGCCAAGCTGAGCGAGCTGCACGCCTACGTTCTGCGCGTGGACCCCGTCAACTTCAAG CTCCTGTCCCACTGTCTGCTGGTCACCGTGGCCTCGCACTTCCCCGCCGACTTCACGGCCGACGCCCACACCGCCTGGGACAAGTTCCTGTCCATCGTGTCCTGCGTCCTGACCGAGAAGTACCGCTGA
- the HBM gene encoding hemoglobin subunit mu has product MLSAQERIQVAQVWDLIAGHEASFGAELLLRLFTVYPSTKSYFKHLGFCPDETQLLTHGQRMLEAVGVAVQHMDNLRAALSPLADLHAQVLRVDPSNFPLLIQCFQVVLASHLQGEFTVEMQAAWDKFLTGVAVVLTEKYR; this is encoded by the exons ATGCTCAGCGCCCAGGAGCGCATCCAGGTGGCGCAGGTCTGGGACCTGATCGCCGGCCACGAGGCGTCCTTTGGGGCGGAGCTGCTGCTCAG GCTCTTCACCGTCTACCCCAGCACCAAGAGCTACTTCAAGCACCTGGGCTTCTGCCCTGACGAGACTCAGCTGCTGACCCACGGACAACGCATGCTCGAGGCAGTGGGCGTGGCCGTGCAGCACATGGACAACCTGCGCGCGGCGCTGAGCCCGCTCGCCGACCTGCACGCGCAAGTGCTACGCGTGGACCCCTCCAACTTCCCT CTGCTGATCCAGTGTTTCCAGGTGGTGCTGGCCTCCCACCTGCAGGGCGAGTTCACCGTAGAGATGCAGGCGGCATGGGATAAGTTCTTGACCGGCGTGGCGGTGGTGCTGACCGAGAAGTACCGCTGA
- the HBQ1 gene encoding hemoglobin subunit theta-1, with amino-acid sequence MVLSAVDQAAVRALWRKLGSNVGIYATEALERTFTAFPTTKTYFPHFDLSPGSAQVKAHGKKVADALTTAVAHMDDLPGALSALSDLHAHQLRVDPVNFKFLGHCLLVTLARHYPGDFGPAMHASLDKFLSHVISALASSYG; translated from the exons ATGGTGCTGTCCGCCGTGGACCAGGCGGCAGTGCGCGCACTGTGGAGGAAGCTGGGGAGTAATGTCGGGATCTACGCGACCGAGGCCCTAGAGAG GACCTTCACGGCCTTCCCCACCACCAAGACCTACTTCCCCCACTTCGATCTGAGCCCCGGCTCCGCCCAGGTCAAGGCCCACGGCAAGAAGGTGGCCGACGCGCTGACCACCGCTGTGGCCCACATGGATGACCTGCCAGGCGCCCTGTCGGCTCTGAGCGACCTGCACGCGCACCAGCTGCGTGTGGACCCCGTCAACTTCAAG TTCCTAGGCCATTGCCTGCTGGTGACCCTCGCCCGGCACTACCCCGGAGACTTCGGCCCAGCCATGCACGCCTCGCTGGACAAGTTTCTGAGCCACGTGATCTCGGCGCTGGCCTCCAGCTATGGCTAG
- the HBZ gene encoding hemoglobin subunit zeta isoform X1 translates to MGPSLGERQQSESKVGVKNAMQLLSWQSPWRGRIWVFRLRKGSRDLGEVDGRPPSSGTHTMPARRLFASYPQTKTYFPHFDLRPGSVHLRVHGAKVVAALGDAVKSIDNVAGALAKLSELHAYVLRVDPVNFKLLSHCLLVTVASHFPADFTADAHTAWDKFLSIVSCVLTEKYR, encoded by the exons ATGGGACCGAGCTTGGGCGAGCGGCAGCAGTCTGAGAGCAAAGTGGGTGTCAAGAATGCGATGCAGCTGCTGAGCTGGCAGTCCCCGTGGCGAGGTCGCATTTGGGTCTTCAGGCTCAGGAAAGGAAGCAGGGATCTTGGGGAGGTGGACGGGAGGCCGCCCTCCTCTGGCACTCACACCATGCCTGCACGCAGGCTCTTCGCCAGCTACCCGCAGACCAAGACCTACTTTCCGCACTTCGACCTGCGCCCCGGCTCCGTGCACCTGCGCGTGCACGGTGCCAAGGTGGTGGCCGCCCTGGGCGATGCGGTCAAGAGCATCGACAACGTCGCGGGCGCCCTGGCCAAGCTGAGCGAGCTGCACGCCTACGTTCTGCGCGTGGACCCCGTCAACTTCAAG CTCCTGTCCCACTGTCTGCTGGTCACCGTGGCCTCGCACTTCCCCGCCGACTTCACGGCCGACGCCCACACCGCCTGGGACAAGTTCCTGTCCATCGTGTCCTGCGTCCTGACCGAGAAGTACCGCTGA
- the LOC118530184 gene encoding hemoglobin subunit alpha-like: MVLSPADKSNVKATWDKIGGHAGEYGGEALERTFTAFPTTKTYFPHFDLSHGSAQVKAHGKKVADALTTAVAHMDDLPGALSALSDLHAYKLRVDPVNFKLLSHCLLVTLACHHPADFTPAVHASLDKFFSAVSTVLTSKYR; this comes from the exons ATGGTGCTGTCTCCTGCCGACAAGTCCAACGTCAAGGCCACCTGGGATAAGATTGGCGGCCATGCTGGCGAGTATGGCGGAGAGGCTCTGGAGAG GACCTTCACGGCCTTCCCCACCACCAAGACCTACTTCCCCCACTTTGACCTGAGCCACGGCTCCGCCCAGGTCAAGGCCCACGGCAAGAAGGTGGCCGACGCGCTGACCACCGCTGTGGCCCACATGGATGACCTGCCAGGTGCCCTGTCGGCTCTGAGCGACCTGCACGCGTACAAGCTGCGTGTGGACCCCGTCAACTTCAAG CTCCTGAGCCACTGCCTGCTGGTGACCCTGGCCTGCCACCACCCCGCGGATTTCACCCCTGCGGTCCACGCCTCCCTGGACAAGTTCTTCAGCGCCGTGAGCACCGTGCTGACCTCCAAATACCGTTAA
- the LOC118530185 gene encoding hemoglobin subunit alpha translates to MVLSPADKTNVKATWDKIGGHAGEYGGEALERTFTAFPTTKTYFPHFDLSHGSAQVKAHGKKVADALTTAVAHMDDLPGALSALSDLHAYKLRVDPVNFKLLSHCLLVTLACHHPADFTPAVHASLDKFFSAVSTVLTSKYR, encoded by the exons ATGGTGCTGTCTCCCGCCGACAAGACCAACGTCAAGGCCACCTGGGATAAGATTGGCGGCCATGCTGGCGAGTATGGCGGAGAGGCTCTGGAGAG GACCTTCACGGCCTTCCCCACCACCAAGACCTACTTCCCCCACTTCGACCTGAGCCACGGCTCCGCCCAGGTCAAGGCCCACGGCAAGAAGGTGGCCGACGCGCTGACCACCGCTGTGGCCCACATGGATGACCTGCCAGGCGCCCTGTCGGCTCTGAGCGACCTGCACGCGTACAAGCTGCGTGTGGACCCCGTCAACTTCAAG CTCCTGAGCCACTGCCTGCTGGTGACCCTGGCCTGCCACCACCCCGCGGATTTCACCCCTGCGGTCCACGCCTCCCTGGACAAGTTCTTCAGCGCCGTGAGCACCGTGCTGACCTCCAAATACCGTTAA